A stretch of DNA from Gloeocapsopsis sp. IPPAS B-1203:
CAATGCGCTGATTTATGCCATAGCCCTCGTGCATCCGGCTAGGAATTGCATAATCAACGTTTGCACCCAACCATCTTAGTGATCGCAGTAATAATGCGGTACTTGTCATCCCATCGGCGTCGTAGTCGCCGCAAATTGCAATTTTTTTGTCATGTGCGATCGCAGTGTTTAGCAACTCAACACTCAATGCTAGGTCAGGAAATTCCTCCACTGGTGAAGGCAGAACTTGAGATTCTGGCTCTAAAAATGCTTGTGCTTGTTCTAGTGTCTCAACTCCGCGATTAATTAATAATTGACCTATAATGGGCGATGTTTGAGCAACTTCAGCTAGCTTTTGTGCGAATTCTGCTGCTGAATAAATATGCCAACGCTGACTCGGCAGGCGTTGTGGACGATGAGATAATTCTGGAGTAGAATGCTCTAACACGCTTACCCAATGCGCAACTAGCCAAATATTTTAACTCTTAGTTGCTGTAGTTTGAAATATTTTTTTAACGTAGACGCGCAGCAGTGAGCAGCGCGTTGGGCGGTGCCGACTTGAAGCGACTGCGAACCCGAAGGGCATGCCGTAGGCTAACACTCTAGACGCAGATACACGGAAGAAAGAGTGAAAGGGGGATTCTCCTAAAATATATTAAATCTAGTTGATTAGTGATAACAAAAATGGTCAGTAAAAGTTACTAGTCACTAGTCACTAATAACAGCGTAACGATACCAATATTCAGGTTATTTAACCGGAGATGATATGATTAAAGATTGCCTAAATCAAAGCCATTATAATAATGATTAAAGCAGCTACTTAGAAAGGCTGATTTAGCTCAGTAAAATCTAACCATTGAGGATTAGCAGACATTAAGGCTGTAGCAGAAGCACAATTTAAAGGTCTAGAGAAAAGATAACCTTGACCAAATTCACAGCCTAACGTGCGTAATATTGCAAGTTGCTCGGTTGTTTCTGCGCCTTCTGCAACTACATCCATTCCTAAGGTATGAGCTAAGGTAGTAATTGTCCGAATAATTTCATAGTTTTCGGCATTTGAGTGCATACCACTTACAAAAGAGCGATCTATTTTTAAGATATTTATGGGAAAACGATGTAGATAGCTTAAAGATGAGTAACCTTGACCAAAATCATCAATGCTTAACTGAATTCGTTTTGATCTAATTTCTAATAGTGCATGAATTGTTTCTTGAGCATATTCAATCAGTGTACTTTCAGTCATTTCTAGTTGCAAATAACTACCGTCTAAGCCAGTTTCTGCTAAAATTTGCTCAATTTGCTCAAGAAAATTTGGTTCTCTAATTTGTTTGCCAGCAATATTTACGCTCATTTTAAGGGGCATCAAATGCGGAAATTGTACTTGCCAAGCGCGTAATTGGTGACAGGCGGCTCGTAATACCCATTCACCGATAGGCACAATTAAGCCAATATCTTCCGCAACGGGAATAAATTCTGTAGGAGAAATCAAACCTCGTTGGGGATGTCGCCAGCGGATTAAAGCTTCAAAGCCCTTGAGTTTACCTGTTGCTAAAGAAACAATTGGTTGGTAGTGTAGGCAAAATTCCTGGCGTTCGAGTGCTTGGCGCAGATCGCTTTCTAGCTGTAAAAGTTCTAGAGTTTGTTGATACATTGCCTGGTCAAAAATTGCATACCGTGCCTTGCCTTGTTCTTTGGCTTGATACATGGCAATATCAGCATCTCGTAGCAAATTTTGGGCTTGCGTACAGTTGGGAGAATTGAGGACAATTCCGATACTGGCACTACAAAAGATGGTGTGGTTTTCGAGTGTCAAAGGTGATACAAGTTGAGCTTGAAGTCGCTCAGCAATTTTAATTGCATCAGTAATATCTTTAATACCGTCGAGTAAAATAGTGAATTCATCACCACCGAAACGCGCAATTGTGTCTGTGGAACGGATACTTTGTTCTAAAAGATATGCGATCGCACAAAGTAATTGATCGCCGATCGCATGACCTAGACTATCATTGACAATTTTAAAACGGTCTAAATCGATAAATAAAACAGCAAATAAATAATCTTTATGACGCTTGGCTCGACTTAAAGCACTTTCAAGACGTTCCATAAATAAAGTACGGTTAGGTAAACCCGTAAGAGCATCATGCAGCGCGTCATAGATGAGTTGTTCCTCGGCGCGTTTACGTTGCGTAATGTCGTAAATAATGCCATCAATGCGCGCGGGGTTGCCTTCTTGATCGTAAATAACATAAGTGCGATCGCTCAACCAGCGAACTTCGCCATCAGGACGCAAAATTCTGTATTCAATTTCCACGCTGCCATGTTCGATGAGCATTTGGCGTGATTTTTGATATCTAGCGCGATCGTCAGGATGAATCACTTCTTGATATAACTCTGGGCAATCTAAAAATTCTGCAGGTGGGCGACCATAAACCTTTTGTACTGCTGGGTTAAGATAAATTAACTTTCCAGTTTCTGGAGCAAACGACCAAACAACATCTTCAAGGGAATTGAGAATACTTTCCAAGCGTTCTTCGCTTACTTGCAACGATTTTTGTGCTAGCTTGCGTTCTGCAATTTCTCTTCTTAATTGGCGATTAGTTGCTTCTAATTGGGCAGTACGTTCTTGAATTCGTTCTTCTAATTGAGCATTTAACTGTGAAATTTCTGCTTTAGCGGCTTGGAGAGCCAATTGACTTTTAACACGAGATAAAACTTCAGCAATTTCAAATGGTTTCATGATGTAATCGACACCACCAACCTCAAAAGCTTTCACTTTACCAACAAGATCGTCTGAAGCACTTAAAAAAATGACTGGAATGTTACGTGTT
This window harbors:
- a CDS encoding EAL domain-containing protein gives rise to the protein MNNHQFSTDSRTILIVDDVPENLLVLSKTLSGEGYQVRCAKNGAMALMGAKTAPPDLILLDVKMPDLDGYEVCRQLKASLLTRNIPVIFLSASDDLVGKVKAFEVGGVDYIMKPFEIAEVLSRVKSQLALQAAKAEISQLNAQLEERIQERTAQLEATNRQLRREIAERKLAQKSLQVSEERLESILNSLEDVVWSFAPETGKLIYLNPAVQKVYGRPPAEFLDCPELYQEVIHPDDRARYQKSRQMLIEHGSVEIEYRILRPDGEVRWLSDRTYVIYDQEGNPARIDGIIYDITQRKRAEEQLIYDALHDALTGLPNRTLFMERLESALSRAKRHKDYLFAVLFIDLDRFKIVNDSLGHAIGDQLLCAIAYLLEQSIRSTDTIARFGGDEFTILLDGIKDITDAIKIAERLQAQLVSPLTLENHTIFCSASIGIVLNSPNCTQAQNLLRDADIAMYQAKEQGKARYAIFDQAMYQQTLELLQLESDLRQALERQEFCLHYQPIVSLATGKLKGFEALIRWRHPQRGLISPTEFIPVAEDIGLIVPIGEWVLRAACHQLRAWQVQFPHLMPLKMSVNIAGKQIREPNFLEQIEQILAETGLDGSYLQLEMTESTLIEYAQETIHALLEIRSKRIQLSIDDFGQGYSSLSYLHRFPINILKIDRSFVSGMHSNAENYEIIRTITTLAHTLGMDVVAEGAETTEQLAILRTLGCEFGQGYLFSRPLNCASATALMSANPQWLDFTELNQPF